One region of Nothobranchius furzeri strain GRZ-AD chromosome 16, NfurGRZ-RIMD1, whole genome shotgun sequence genomic DNA includes:
- the LOC107387519 gene encoding interferon a3-like, which translates to MLSRVLFACVCLGLYSACSSLSCRWMDQKFSQFSGASLDLLDMMADHQISEDEEVIIIPFPHYLYRQASRAPMEDKVAFMVQILKEVSSLFEEDHVSSSWEEVTEENFLSVINQQADELHSCVGGHRWTNTRLHMYFKRLSRTVFGQMGHSREAWELVLKEIKAHLIKADHLVSSLVTRN; encoded by the exons ATGCTGAGCAGGGTCTTGTTTGCCTGCGTGTGTCTGGGTCTGTACAGCGCATGCTCCTCTCTGAGCTGCAGGTGGATGGATCAAAAATTCAGCCAGTTCAGTGGAGCGTCCTTAGACCTGCTGGATATGATG GCTGATCATCAGATCAGTGAGGATGAAGAAGTGATTATTATTCCTTTCCCTCATTATCTTTACCGCCAAGCTTCCAGAGCCCCG ATGGAGGATAAAGTAGCGTTCATGGTCCAGATTCTGAAGGAGGTGTCCTCCCTGTTTGAGGAGGACCATGTCTCGTCATCATGGGAGGAGGTCACAGAGGAGAACTTtctcagtgtcatcaaccaacagGCAGATGAGCTCCACTCCTGC GTTGGAGGACACAGGTGGACAAACACGAGGCTCCACATGTATTTCAAGAGACTCTCACGCACTGTTTTTGGACAAATG GGCCACAGCCGTGAAGCCTGGGAGCTGGTTTTGAAAGAAATCAAAGCTCATCTGATCAAAGCAGACCATCTGGTGTCATCTTTAGTCACTAGAAATTGA
- the LOC107387650 gene encoding interferon a3 yields MLSRVLFACVCLGLYSACSSLSCRWMDQKFSQFSGTSLDLLDMMANNSTNSTEAEENTVGFPHYLYHQASKASAEDKVAFMVQILEEVLSLFEEDHSSSSWEETTEENFLSVINQQAEELHSCIGGQGHTKMNVKLQKYFKRLSDEILKKMGHSAEAWELIRKEIKAHLIKVDNLPSLLTRN; encoded by the exons ATGCTGAGCAGGGTTCTGTTTGCCTGTGTGTGTCTGGGTCTGTACAGCGCATGCTCCTCTCTGAGCTGCAGGTGGATGGATCAAAAATTCAGTCAGTTCAGTGGAACATCCTTAGACCTGCTGGATATGATG gcTAATAACTCCACTAACAGCACTGAGGCTGAGGAGAACACTGTAGGCTTCCCTCATTATCTGTACCACCAGGCCTCCAAAGCTTCA GCGGAGGATAAAGTAGCGTTCATGGTCCAGATTCTGGAGGAGGTGTTGTCCCTGTTTGAGGAGGACCACAGCTCTTCATCTTGGGAGGAGACCACAGAGGAGAACTTTCTCAGCGTCATCAACCAACAGGCTGAAGAGCTCCACTCCTGC ATTGGAGGTCAAGGCCACACGAAGATGAATGTGAAGCTGCAGAAGTATTTCAAGAGACTGTCAGATGAAATCCTGAAGAAAATG GGCCACAGCGCTGAAGCCTGGGAGCTGATCAGGAAGGAAATCAAAGCTCATCTGATCAAAGTAGACAATCTCCCATCTTTACTCACCAGAAACTGA
- the cd79b gene encoding B-cell antigen receptor complex-associated protein beta chain — protein MHWTLAGFCGLALTSLSVALQISQKPRFYGVKTGHSVGIYCSSSLKHLNSTVKWYKADEYNTQKMEIQTDERITLERKDLIQNAFLYLSALQTQDSGVYFCKINNTWGPGTKLQVVRPIDLSATLHRSKVKDGLIVLQGLMLAACITAVLLRKHKLVETSDSIYEEPETHHIYEGLAIETCEGALYEDLSLYQTEGAEAPWE, from the exons ATGCACTGGACTTTAGCTGGATTCTGTGGGCTAGCACTGACCAGTCTGTCAG TCGCCTTGCAAATCAGCCAGAAGCCTCGGTTTTATGGGGTGAAAACTGGCCACAGTGTGGGGATTTACTGTTCTTCTTCACTAAAGCATCTGAACAGCACTGTGAAGTGGTACAAGGCCGATGAATACAACACACAGAAGATGGAGATTCAGACCGATGAAAGGATTACGCTTGAACGTAAGGATTTGATTCAAAATGCTTTCCTTTACCTCAGCGCGCTCCAAACACAGGACAGTGGGGTTTATTTCTGCAAAATAAACAACACCTGGGGGCCGGGAACCAAACTGCAAGTAGTCC GACCCATTGACCTTTCTGCTACCTTGCACAGGAGCAAGGTGAAGGATGGTCTCATTGTTCTGCAGGGCCTGATGTTGGCAGCATGCATTACTGCTGTGCTGCTGCGCAAACACAAACTG GTGGAAACCAGTGACAGCATTTATGAGGAGCCTGAAACTCACCACATCTATGAG GGCTTGGCGATCGAAACGTGTGAAGGAGCTCTGTATGAGGACCTTTCTTTGTATCAGACTGAAGGAGCCGAGGCCCCCTGGGAGTGA